The following DNA comes from Sediminitomix flava.
AAGAGGCTTTTTTCTTCTGTTTTTCAGAAAAGCGATGCAAATATAGTACTATTTTCAGTGAATGCAATACACTAGCATAAAAAAGAATACTTTTTTCAATAATAATTTATCAAGATGATTTATTAACACACCAAGCTATATTTTTAGAATAATATTTTACTATTTTCGTCGGTTTAATTATTCTCAACTTGCACTTTCATTCTAAGAAATGTCCATAAAAAAGTTCCTTCGAAAGAACCAAAAGTCACTTCTCAGTATGTTACTTTTTAGTATCATCCCGATAGTGAGCAGTTCATTCCTTAGCTATTTTATTTACACACAAGAGACCTTATTTGAGAGCTTCACTCTTTTTAACTGGTTCCTTTTCTATCTAGGGACAGTATTCACAATGGGTCTGGCCCTTACTCCTACTACAGTTATTGCAATTCTTAGTGGATATTTACTTGGAGCTTTTAGTATTATAGGAATAATACCATCCTATTTACTAGCATGCATTTTAGCTTTTTACTTGGCTAAACTGATTGATAGAGGAAATTTCACTACATCTCTAAAGGAATTTAAAGGAGCAAAAGAGTTATTGGATAATCTAAAAAATGATGAATTGAAGGTTGTCATATTCAGTAAAATGTCTCCTATTTTGCCATTTGCTGTAAGTAATTTTTTGCTTTCAATAGGAGGCGTTTCATTGGCTAATTATGTTCTAGGTTGCCTGATTGGAATGTTACCTCGAACACTTATTAGTATTTGGATTGGTTCCGAAGCAAAAAATATTCAACATGTTTTAGAAAGTGGAAGCGGAATGGAAGTCAAAATGATCATTAGTATTCTCATTTTACTGTCTGTCATCGGTCTTTTCAGAGTGGTTCAGAAAGCTATAAATAAAAATAGGCTTGCTCCATAAACTGAAACAAGCCTAATTATTTCGATATTTTCGATCTTACTTTTCTAAGCCTAAACGACCTCTATAGTTCTTATATAACTGTTCTGCGATCTCTCCTCCCTCTGAAACGGCTTTAACATACGATTCTGTTGCGTTACATAACAAACCATGCTCTTCATACATTTGAGCCTGTAGAAGCAATGCCATTTCGCCATCTTGTCCCTCAATAACTGAAAGTTCTTCTTCCAATTGTTCGTGCTCTTTAGAACTAAGTCTAGTCAGCATAAAAGTCTCAGGCTTAACTCCATCAACCCCTAGAGGTACTATTTCATAAAGTACATTTCTCTCTTTTCCCAAACCTACTTCATCTAGGTTTATAGTAAGGCTATTCGCACTTACTTCTTTCTCTAAAAGAACTTTACGTTTAGTGCTTCTAAAAATCACCTTGTAAGCGTCATAGCTATTTTCTTTAGCTTCCCAACGCAGTACGACATCAGACAACACTCTAGTCCTTTTCCCTGCCAAAGGATGAACCTCTCCAATCCCTCGGCTTACAGAACCATACTTTGCTTTTTTAGAATTCACATTACTTTTACTTCCTGTCAATTCACTTAGAAGCAAAGCAGCGTATTTATCGGTTACACTTTTCTGTTTAGTATCTATTTTTTTAGTTAGATCACTTATTGAAAACTTCCCGCTATTCTTTAATTCTATTGTTCTTCCAGAGTTATGAACAAGACCTAAGTAAGAATTTTCTTTTAATTCTAAATTCCCTTTTAGTTTCAATTTTGATCCAACAAATACTTTCTTTCCATCAAAAGTAACATCTCCTTTTTTTCCTAAGATCATAAAGGAGTAATCTTGGGCTGTAGCAACAAAATATATTAGACTAAGGAGTAATGTAAAAGTCAGTTTTAGTATTTTCATTTTTTGATTGGTTACTTACAATTGCAGTATTAACAACGAAAAAAATATTTATAAGGTTATACTGTTTAGGAGTCATAAAACAGTAATGGTGCCATTCTTAATACTCTACGTACAAATCGAACTATAATTTCCACAAAGATTTCAGTTAAATCTCCTGATAATAGTATTACTAAAAAAGCCAAAGAGAAATTAACTTCATAATGATATTCTGCGAATAACATTATAGATAAGTATGTTACAATTATCGCTTCAACTAACTGAATAGTTTTTGATATCGCATTG
Coding sequences within:
- a CDS encoding TVP38/TMEM64 family protein; translation: MLLFSIIPIVSSSFLSYFIYTQETLFESFTLFNWFLFYLGTVFTMGLALTPTTVIAILSGYLLGAFSIIGIIPSYLLACILAFYLAKLIDRGNFTTSLKEFKGAKELLDNLKNDELKVVIFSKMSPILPFAVSNFLLSIGGVSLANYVLGCLIGMLPRTLISIWIGSEAKNIQHVLESGSGMEVKMIISILILLSVIGLFRVVQKAINKNRLAP